Proteins encoded within one genomic window of uncultured Draconibacterium sp.:
- a CDS encoding response regulator transcription factor: MENTNIIIVDDHKIFRDGLIMLLNNFDFVTVAGEAANGEEFLKLIDNVDADIVLMDINMPKMNGIEATKQAVKKYPELKVIALTSFADDEYIEQMISAGVEGYMLKRSDIEDFEKAIKKVADGGSYFSSEIIKVISRNLYKDKERKSGEQLLDKFTSREKEILNLICKGLNNEQIAELIHLSPKTIEKHKSSLFQKTETFNTVNLVIYAFKNQLISL; this comes from the coding sequence ATGGAGAACACAAATATTATAATCGTTGACGACCACAAAATTTTTAGAGATGGACTGATAATGCTGTTAAACAATTTTGATTTTGTAACGGTTGCAGGCGAAGCCGCAAATGGTGAAGAGTTTTTGAAACTTATTGATAATGTGGATGCCGACATCGTATTAATGGATATTAATATGCCGAAAATGAATGGTATTGAAGCCACAAAACAAGCAGTAAAAAAGTATCCTGAGTTAAAAGTAATTGCACTCACTTCTTTTGCAGACGATGAATATATTGAGCAGATGATATCGGCCGGCGTGGAAGGTTACATGCTAAAACGTTCGGATATTGAGGATTTTGAAAAAGCCATAAAAAAAGTTGCCGATGGAGGAAGTTACTTTTCTTCGGAAATTATAAAAGTAATTTCGCGCAATTTGTATAAAGACAAGGAGCGAAAATCGGGCGAACAACTACTCGATAAATTTACTTCGCGCGAGAAAGAAATCCTCAACCTGATTTGCAAAGGTCTTAACAATGAACAAATTGCCGAACTCATTCATTTAAGCCCCAAAACGATAGAGAAACACAAAAGTAGTCTCTTCCAAAAAACGGAGACTTTTAACACCGTTAACCTGGTTATTTACGCCTTTAAAAACCAACTTATTTCGTTGTAA
- a CDS encoding OmpA family protein: MKRVLLFLFAFIPMLVFAQQECVYFKKMVKLDTEKTNLNTTQSDFGPGFVGNELWYSAYTDEEIEKLNSGSDKKIYYNLYSTPTDTKGNVKSGKSVKLASASEGYHAGPVSYCEATGELFVTLSNFENPEVRNKVYQKADIRLKIIIAKKVDGEWQKTGELPFNDPTYSVGHPSITATGDTLYFVSDIPEKGLGGTDIYMSVRTNGTWGEMQNLGDAVNTDKNEMFPFIYKGKFLIFASNGRGSGDDLDIYNVGLFGDNITGVAELTELNSDGDDFGFVIHPDEEVGYYCSNKDGGMGSDDIYKVLLEGIYDLELVVMDRNTMEPMKDAKITFGGVAELIAGILFKKELKKDQTYSVASNIDGYMNDSKTISTVGKPFGVIRDTLWVEKVEVKQKFVMENIYYDFDKWNILPASEVELDKLVKVMKDNPDWKVELGSHTDCRGSDAYNQILSQKRSDSAVGYIVSKGIDEDRITAKGYGESQLVNHCDDGVPCSAADHRKNRRTEFTILEMNGN, translated from the coding sequence ATGAAAAGAGTATTACTTTTTCTTTTTGCATTTATACCAATGTTGGTGTTTGCTCAACAAGAATGCGTTTATTTCAAAAAGATGGTCAAGCTTGATACCGAAAAGACCAACCTGAATACAACACAAAGTGATTTTGGCCCGGGCTTCGTGGGTAATGAACTTTGGTATTCTGCTTATACTGATGAAGAGATTGAGAAGTTAAATAGTGGTTCTGATAAGAAAATTTATTATAATCTGTATTCTACTCCTACGGATACAAAAGGAAATGTAAAATCGGGCAAGAGTGTTAAGCTGGCTTCGGCAAGTGAAGGTTATCATGCCGGACCGGTTTCGTATTGCGAGGCAACCGGAGAGCTTTTTGTAACCTTAAGTAATTTCGAAAATCCCGAGGTTCGAAATAAAGTTTATCAAAAGGCAGATATTCGCCTCAAAATTATCATTGCTAAAAAAGTGGATGGCGAATGGCAGAAAACCGGTGAGTTACCATTTAATGATCCTACATATTCGGTAGGACATCCGAGTATTACGGCTACTGGAGATACTCTGTATTTTGTTTCAGATATTCCTGAAAAGGGACTTGGAGGAACAGATATTTACATGTCGGTTCGCACAAACGGAACCTGGGGAGAGATGCAAAATTTGGGCGACGCGGTAAATACGGATAAAAATGAAATGTTCCCGTTTATTTATAAAGGCAAATTCCTGATTTTTGCATCAAACGGAAGAGGCTCGGGCGATGATCTTGATATTTATAATGTTGGATTGTTTGGAGATAACATTACCGGCGTTGCAGAATTGACTGAATTAAACTCTGACGGTGATGATTTTGGTTTTGTAATTCATCCCGATGAAGAAGTCGGTTATTATTGCTCGAATAAAGACGGAGGAATGGGAAGCGACGATATTTATAAGGTCCTCCTTGAAGGTATATACGATCTTGAACTGGTTGTTATGGACAGGAATACAATGGAACCAATGAAAGATGCCAAAATTACATTTGGCGGAGTTGCAGAGTTGATTGCAGGCATTCTGTTTAAGAAAGAATTGAAAAAAGACCAAACCTATTCTGTAGCCAGTAATATTGATGGTTATATGAATGATTCGAAAACAATTTCAACTGTTGGAAAACCTTTTGGAGTTATTCGCGATACATTGTGGGTAGAAAAAGTTGAAGTTAAACAGAAGTTTGTTATGGAGAATATTTATTATGACTTTGACAAATGGAATATTTTGCCGGCATCTGAAGTTGAACTGGATAAGTTGGTAAAAGTAATGAAAGATAATCCTGACTGGAAAGTTGAATTGGGATCGCACACAGATTGTCGTGGTAGTGATGCTTACAACCAAATCCTGAGTCAGAAACGTTCAGATTCAGCAGTTGGTTATATCGTAAGCAAAGGTATAGATGAGGACAGAATAACAGCCAAAGGATATGGCGAATCACAGTTAGTAAACCATTGTGATGACGGAGTTCCATGTTCCGCAGCAGATCATCGTAAAAACCGTAGAACAGAATTTACGATTCTTGAAATGAATGGAAATTAG
- a CDS encoding V-type ATPase 116kDa subunit family protein — translation MIAEMKKLMLFMPESADDIDAELTALGELGVIHIAPLQPAKHESIERVDARIKQLQQAISVLSQYDDEQYSGAKNDEIPNYSELERGAVFLMEKVLDAAHHRQELENMKLNLTSDIRWFENWGNIILKDIKDLNEKGIWIKTYLLGDKELKQVADRDDIQVVGKFSDLNQVILLTKDANERLLEMEELPFPQNELENAKELLAATNSDLESNKEFLLQLHEQKAVLVDGLKERLRRYDVRNVQFGGIAVDKHVRFWKGFIPLEHVDEFIETAEARHWGYVIEDPLPEEEEEVPTLVRTPKWAQRIQPVMDFMGLVPGYKEMDVSRVFMVFFTFFTGILVGDAGYGLVFLLITFLAHRKKKFAKQIEFGLIYTLSVSIMFWGVLTGTYFGSEAIAELPVLRSLKIEALASFGGDSLMIQKIMFLIGAVHLTVGHLQVAWKFNNSVRAIAQFGWIAIIWGLYLIVNQMVLGIDAPALMVWLFVGGAVLVALFSKPGTSFFKGMISSIGNLPLSIINGFSDIISYIRLYAVGLSTVLMAASFNQMAIGDGITTVVSGIGAVLVLILGHGLNMILAAMAVLVHGVRLNMLEYAGHAEVEFSGNEYKPFNLKDNKQ, via the coding sequence ATGATAGCAGAAATGAAGAAACTGATGCTGTTTATGCCCGAATCTGCCGATGATATTGATGCCGAACTTACGGCTTTGGGAGAGCTTGGAGTAATACATATTGCTCCGTTGCAACCGGCAAAACACGAATCGATTGAACGGGTTGATGCACGTATAAAACAACTGCAACAAGCCATTTCGGTTCTCAGTCAGTACGATGATGAACAATACTCCGGCGCCAAAAATGATGAAATTCCGAATTACTCGGAACTTGAACGAGGAGCAGTTTTTCTTATGGAAAAGGTGCTGGATGCAGCACACCATAGGCAGGAACTGGAAAATATGAAGCTCAACTTAACCAGCGACATAAGATGGTTTGAGAATTGGGGAAATATTATACTAAAGGATATTAAAGACCTCAACGAAAAAGGGATTTGGATTAAAACCTACCTTCTTGGCGACAAAGAGTTAAAACAAGTCGCTGACCGGGACGATATTCAGGTAGTAGGTAAATTTTCAGATCTGAACCAGGTAATTTTATTGACCAAAGATGCCAACGAACGACTGCTGGAAATGGAAGAGCTTCCATTTCCGCAAAACGAGCTTGAAAATGCAAAAGAGTTATTAGCTGCAACCAACAGCGACCTGGAAAGTAACAAGGAGTTTTTACTTCAGTTGCACGAACAGAAAGCTGTATTGGTGGACGGATTGAAAGAACGCTTACGTCGTTACGATGTTCGTAATGTACAATTTGGTGGTATTGCAGTTGATAAACATGTTCGATTTTGGAAAGGTTTTATTCCGTTGGAACATGTCGATGAATTCATTGAAACAGCTGAAGCACGCCATTGGGGATATGTGATCGAAGATCCTTTACCGGAAGAAGAGGAAGAGGTTCCTACCCTTGTGCGAACGCCAAAATGGGCACAGCGAATTCAGCCGGTTATGGATTTTATGGGACTGGTTCCCGGCTACAAGGAAATGGATGTTTCGCGGGTATTTATGGTATTCTTTACCTTTTTTACCGGAATTCTTGTGGGAGACGCCGGATACGGACTGGTATTCTTGCTGATCACCTTTTTGGCGCATCGTAAGAAAAAATTTGCCAAACAGATTGAGTTTGGTTTGATCTATACACTTTCGGTATCGATTATGTTTTGGGGTGTATTAACCGGAACTTATTTTGGATCGGAAGCTATAGCAGAACTTCCGGTACTACGCAGCTTAAAAATTGAAGCGCTGGCCAGTTTTGGTGGCGACAGCCTCATGATACAAAAAATCATGTTCCTGATTGGTGCAGTTCACCTTACCGTTGGGCACCTGCAGGTAGCATGGAAATTTAACAACAGTGTTAGAGCGATCGCCCAATTCGGATGGATTGCAATTATCTGGGGATTGTACCTCATTGTAAACCAAATGGTACTGGGAATAGATGCTCCGGCATTAATGGTTTGGCTATTTGTTGGAGGTGCTGTGCTGGTGGCTCTTTTTTCAAAACCGGGAACGAGCTTCTTTAAAGGCATGATTTCATCAATAGGTAATTTGCCACTGAGCATCATCAATGGTTTTTCCGACATTATTTCGTACATCCGATTGTATGCTGTTGGTTTGTCAACCGTGTTAATGGCGGCAAGCTTTAACCAAATGGCCATTGGCGATGGTATAACTACAGTGGTTTCAGGAATTGGAGCTGTACTGGTTTTAATCTTAGGACACGGATTAAATATGATTCTAGCTGCAATGGCAGTGCTTGTTCACGGTGTGCGATTAAATATGCTTGAGTATGCCGGCCACGCCGAAGTTGAGTTTTCTGGAAATGAATATAAACCCTTCAATTTGAAGGACAACAAACAATAA
- the rlmD gene encoding 23S rRNA (uracil(1939)-C(5))-methyltransferase RlmD, with amino-acid sequence MGRRKRTKPFYENVKIEDIGAEGKAVARVGDVVVFTKLAIPGDVVDLQVTKKRKRYQEAIVKEFKAYSEDRAEAFCKHFGVCGGCKWQILPYEKQLYYKQKQVQDQLSRIGKVEMPEMLPILGSEKNTFYRNKMEFTFSNKRWLSFEEIERDEEIKDPNALGFHVPGLFDKVVNIDKCWLQDDPSNQIRNFIYDYSLKEKLSFFDIREQSGFLRTLIIRTTSTGELMVIVSFFYEDEPARKQLLEAVKNEFPAITSLMYVINTKGNDTITDQEIEVFSGRDYVLEEMEGLKFKIGPKSFYQTNSEQAYELYKVARDFAEFTGDETVYDLYTGTGTIANFVAKKAKKVVGIEYVPEAIEDAKINSELNDIENTLFYAGDMKDVLNEAFIKKHGKPEVVITDPPRAGMHADVVETILEMEPRKIVYVSCNPATQARDLAMLDSLYQIEKIQPVDMFPHTHHVENVVMLRKRLD; translated from the coding sequence GTGGGAAGAAGAAAAAGAACGAAACCGTTTTACGAAAATGTAAAAATTGAAGATATTGGTGCAGAAGGAAAAGCTGTGGCACGTGTTGGTGATGTAGTTGTTTTTACAAAATTGGCCATTCCGGGCGATGTGGTTGACTTACAGGTAACAAAGAAAAGAAAACGTTACCAGGAAGCCATTGTTAAAGAGTTTAAAGCATACAGTGAAGACAGGGCTGAAGCTTTTTGTAAGCATTTTGGGGTTTGTGGTGGATGTAAATGGCAAATTCTTCCTTACGAAAAACAATTGTATTACAAGCAAAAACAAGTTCAGGATCAACTTTCAAGGATTGGAAAAGTGGAAATGCCTGAAATGCTGCCAATACTTGGTTCCGAAAAGAACACATTCTACAGAAATAAAATGGAGTTCACGTTCTCAAATAAACGATGGTTGAGTTTTGAGGAGATTGAACGCGATGAAGAAATAAAAGATCCGAACGCACTTGGGTTTCACGTTCCCGGCTTGTTTGATAAAGTGGTGAATATTGATAAATGCTGGTTGCAGGACGATCCGTCGAACCAAATTCGCAACTTTATTTATGATTATTCCCTTAAGGAAAAACTTTCTTTCTTCGATATTCGCGAGCAGAGTGGATTTTTAAGAACGCTGATAATCAGGACTACCTCAACCGGAGAGTTGATGGTTATTGTAAGTTTCTTTTACGAAGATGAGCCGGCGCGCAAACAGTTGCTGGAGGCAGTAAAGAACGAGTTTCCCGCGATTACGTCGCTGATGTATGTTATTAATACAAAAGGAAATGATACGATTACGGATCAGGAAATAGAAGTGTTTTCGGGACGCGATTATGTGCTGGAAGAGATGGAGGGATTAAAGTTTAAAATCGGCCCAAAAAGCTTCTATCAAACCAACTCCGAGCAAGCTTACGAGTTGTACAAAGTAGCCCGTGATTTTGCTGAATTTACAGGAGATGAAACGGTTTACGACCTGTACACCGGAACCGGAACAATAGCCAATTTTGTGGCTAAAAAGGCGAAAAAAGTAGTGGGGATTGAATATGTGCCTGAAGCGATTGAGGACGCTAAGATAAATTCAGAACTGAATGACATAGAAAATACATTGTTTTATGCAGGTGATATGAAAGATGTCCTGAATGAGGCATTTATCAAGAAACACGGTAAGCCGGAAGTGGTAATTACCGATCCTCCAAGGGCCGGAATGCATGCCGATGTTGTAGAAACAATATTGGAGATGGAGCCGCGTAAAATTGTTTATGTTAGTTGTAATCCCGCCACTCAGGCACGCGACCTTGCAATGCTTGATTCGCTGTACCAAATTGAGAAAATTCAGCCCGTTGATATGTTTCCCCATACACATCACGTCGAAAATGTGGTAATGCTCAGAAAAAGGCTTGATTAA
- a CDS encoding V-type ATP synthase subunit B — protein MIRKEINRISEVGKALISVEGNPGVALNHVVELLEAGTNQSLSFAKAINITEDSTRFQVFNGTQGLSTQTKIRMHEVPLTAGFSYNMLGRSFDGIGDVADGGPEIIFDKHISTRLDTLNPTVRLVPKQPLWTGIPMIDVFNTLVKSQKIPIFAGPTEPYNRLLSQIAQGAQADVIIFAGIGLKFDEYHYFKEQLSQSGNIDKTIMFTHLAGDSQIKGLMLPDVALSVSREFADQGKDVLVLLTDMTNWSNILRNVANYQDQIPSLQGYPGSLYSELAKRYEVAADIEGAGSITIIGATTLESLEDPVPDNTGYITEGQFFLDNGKLKLARSLSRLKQQVNGETRDDHRPIMTVMASLLADAEKAYEAAEVGAANDTFSQKLLRYRKDFIANMEEPFGEPIELEAALDKCWDILKRHFEPTETGLSKKLIEQYWN, from the coding sequence ATGATACGAAAAGAAATAAACAGAATTAGCGAAGTTGGTAAAGCACTGATTTCGGTTGAAGGAAATCCGGGTGTGGCACTCAACCACGTGGTAGAATTGCTGGAAGCCGGAACCAACCAAAGCCTTTCGTTTGCCAAAGCAATTAATATTACTGAAGACTCAACGCGTTTCCAGGTGTTTAACGGAACGCAGGGATTGAGCACACAAACCAAAATTCGCATGCACGAGGTTCCCCTAACAGCAGGTTTCTCGTACAATATGCTTGGCCGTAGTTTCGATGGAATTGGCGATGTGGCCGATGGAGGTCCTGAAATTATTTTCGACAAGCATATTTCAACACGATTAGATACCTTAAATCCTACGGTACGTTTGGTTCCCAAGCAACCTTTGTGGACAGGTATTCCTATGATCGATGTATTTAATACGCTGGTAAAATCGCAGAAGATTCCAATTTTTGCCGGTCCTACCGAGCCTTACAACCGTTTGCTTTCGCAGATTGCACAAGGTGCACAGGCCGATGTAATTATTTTTGCCGGTATTGGTTTGAAATTCGACGAGTACCACTATTTCAAAGAGCAGCTATCGCAATCGGGAAATATCGATAAAACGATCATGTTCACCCACCTTGCAGGTGATTCGCAGATTAAAGGTTTAATGCTTCCCGACGTAGCATTAAGTGTTTCGCGCGAATTTGCCGACCAGGGAAAAGACGTTTTGGTGCTGCTAACTGACATGACTAACTGGTCGAACATTTTACGTAACGTAGCCAACTACCAGGATCAGATTCCGTCATTGCAGGGTTATCCCGGTTCGTTGTATTCAGAGCTGGCAAAACGTTACGAGGTTGCTGCCGATATTGAAGGAGCAGGATCGATCACCATTATCGGGGCAACAACGCTCGAGTCGCTTGAAGATCCGGTTCCTGATAATACAGGATATATTACCGAGGGACAGTTCTTCCTTGACAATGGTAAATTAAAGCTGGCACGTTCGCTGTCGCGTTTAAAGCAGCAGGTTAATGGAGAAACCAGAGATGACCACCGCCCTATTATGACAGTTATGGCGTCGTTGCTGGCCGATGCTGAAAAAGCATACGAAGCTGCTGAAGTTGGTGCTGCAAACGATACATTCTCGCAAAAACTGCTGCGTTACCGCAAAGATTTTATTGCAAATATGGAAGAACCATTTGGAGAACCTATTGAGCTGGAAGCCGCATTAGACAAATGCTGGGATATTTTAAAACGACATTTTGAGCCAACCGAAACAGGGTTGAGTAAAAAACTGATCGAGCAATATTGGAACTAA
- a CDS encoding V-type ATP synthase subunit D encodes MAGIKIKYTKTERARQKKILKVSERMLPLFEAMEKSLMATINTIAERIEQIREEIEKNRKTAEPWTAVMNDSWVNIDEFISVNKIVTKTVDVAGVRVQQFVKVDFNVMPTNDETPLWVDDAIELMQVQLQLLAEIEVLKEQIDLLEEELLDVRARVKLFENRRIPNAKLAIRKIGQKLQDDERLTIATAKVVKTSKQKEGSL; translated from the coding sequence ATGGCAGGTATAAAAATAAAATATACAAAAACCGAGCGGGCCCGTCAGAAGAAAATTCTGAAGGTTTCGGAAAGGATGCTGCCCTTGTTTGAAGCGATGGAAAAATCGTTGATGGCAACTATAAATACCATCGCTGAACGGATTGAGCAGATTCGCGAAGAGATTGAAAAGAACAGAAAAACAGCGGAACCATGGACGGCCGTAATGAACGATTCGTGGGTGAACATCGATGAATTTATTTCGGTGAATAAAATAGTTACCAAAACCGTTGATGTGGCCGGTGTTCGTGTTCAGCAGTTCGTTAAGGTTGACTTTAACGTAATGCCTACTAACGATGAAACGCCTTTGTGGGTTGACGATGCCATTGAACTGATGCAGGTACAATTGCAACTGCTGGCCGAAATCGAAGTTTTGAAAGAACAAATCGATCTTTTGGAAGAAGAATTACTGGATGTACGCGCACGGGTAAAACTGTTCGAAAATCGCCGTATTCCAAATGCAAAACTGGCCATTCGTAAAATTGGGCAGAAGCTGCAGGATGACGAGCGCCTTACAATTGCAACAGCAAAAGTGGTAAAAACAAGCAAACAAAAGGAGGGCAGCCTATGA
- a CDS encoding histidine kinase → MSLKILFRGRVLLAIIIFTTITCTGIIYTSIKSLRLDREHLSLLELSKNIDLEISHSRIFLDDYFLLNDSHKKATILNCFTTTTQYTTSLDSLISEKYKGSREEDLQNSLNEVTKQVKQLHTKVATSLQNNAEDFNVAILNEYRDFQMAYQELDKTIHDYILHENTGFRQRVFTLVLLTFFLLLVCIFLIYRIINSYNTIEKQQALRALEVEYKERKRIAADLHDGLGSILSSIALFIKLIEKDCSTNAENKSLVQVKELSGIALENLEATINNLNPSILNKYGLVKSLEILCDKINDLGEVACVVNSTKPEIKLDPNMELNVYRICNELINNTLKHADASKLFIDIQQIKKTVIILYRDNGKGFNPQLIHTSDEEKMGLRNIINRIESFGGKYEINTGERKGVKIKLSFTI, encoded by the coding sequence ATGAGTTTAAAGATATTATTTCGCGGAAGGGTCTTATTGGCCATTATTATCTTCACCACAATTACCTGTACCGGTATTATTTATACCTCCATAAAAAGTTTGCGCCTTGATCGCGAACACTTATCGCTACTGGAACTCTCGAAAAACATTGACCTAGAAATCTCACACAGCCGAATATTTCTTGATGACTATTTTTTGTTAAACGACTCCCATAAAAAAGCAACGATCTTAAACTGTTTTACAACCACCACCCAATACACCACTTCACTCGATTCTCTTATTTCTGAAAAATATAAAGGAAGCCGCGAAGAAGATCTTCAAAATTCGCTTAACGAAGTAACGAAGCAGGTTAAGCAGTTACACACCAAAGTAGCTACATCTCTTCAAAATAATGCTGAAGATTTTAACGTGGCCATCTTAAATGAATATCGTGATTTTCAAATGGCTTACCAGGAATTGGACAAAACGATTCATGATTATATTTTACACGAAAATACCGGGTTCAGACAACGGGTATTTACGCTCGTGCTGTTAACCTTTTTTCTGTTACTGGTTTGTATATTTTTAATTTACCGAATCATCAATTCGTATAACACGATTGAAAAACAACAGGCACTCCGGGCGCTTGAGGTTGAATATAAGGAACGAAAAAGAATAGCGGCAGATTTACACGACGGACTGGGCTCTATTTTATCGAGCATTGCTCTTTTCATAAAATTGATCGAAAAAGATTGTTCAACGAATGCAGAAAACAAAAGCCTGGTTCAGGTAAAAGAACTATCGGGTATCGCATTAGAAAACCTGGAAGCGACAATTAACAACCTCAACCCATCGATTTTAAACAAATACGGATTAGTGAAATCGCTGGAAATTCTGTGCGATAAAATAAATGATCTTGGGGAAGTTGCCTGCGTTGTTAACTCAACTAAGCCGGAAATAAAGTTAGATCCAAATATGGAACTTAACGTTTACCGCATTTGTAATGAGTTGATCAATAATACGCTAAAACACGCGGATGCATCGAAATTATTTATCGACATTCAGCAAATTAAAAAGACAGTAATTATATTGTATCGCGATAACGGAAAGGGATTCAATCCTCAACTCATTCACACATCGGACGAAGAAAAAATGGGACTGCGAAATATTATCAACCGCATTGAGTCGTTCGGTGGTAAATACGAAATTAATACCGGCGAACGAAAAGGAGTTAAAATTAAGCTAAGTTTCACGATATAA
- a CDS encoding DUF2764 family protein → MVYLMTSLPSLSLGEAPPITIDEFNDDAKRQLSSRHFKALQSADIQKLDSKVGIKSISSLLNSIKEDLSEVRAAKAQNRQAKPERMPNSLLRGNPMEREMNILQWQWEELQDIEAGKTFTLTEVLVYKLKLQLVERLYSFDEIKGAEVLASVVNPGKNKEGK, encoded by the coding sequence ATGGTTTATCTTATGACCAGTTTGCCATCGTTGTCCCTGGGGGAGGCTCCTCCAATAACAATTGATGAATTTAACGATGACGCAAAACGCCAATTGTCTTCCCGACATTTTAAGGCGCTGCAATCGGCTGATATTCAGAAGTTGGATTCTAAAGTTGGAATAAAAAGCATTTCCTCGCTGTTAAATAGCATCAAGGAAGATCTTTCAGAAGTTAGAGCTGCCAAAGCGCAAAATCGTCAGGCGAAACCAGAACGAATGCCAAATTCACTGCTGCGGGGAAATCCCATGGAACGCGAGATGAATATTTTGCAGTGGCAGTGGGAAGAATTGCAGGATATTGAGGCCGGAAAAACATTCACATTAACCGAAGTTTTGGTGTACAAACTAAAACTTCAGCTGGTTGAAAGATTGTATTCCTTCGACGAAATTAAAGGTGCCGAGGTGTTGGCATCGGTAGTAAACCCGGGGAAAAACAAGGAGGGTAAATAA